The Microbispora sp. ZYX-F-249 genomic sequence CCGGGCGGGTCTTCGACGACCGCGACTACGCCCTGCGCGACGACTTCCCGAAGGTCACCGCCGGCTCGTTCCCGTACACGCCGGTGGTGACGGCGAAGTCGAAGGTGCCGTCCTGGCTGAACGACCCGACCATGTATCACAACCGGGGAAACTCGACCTTCTCCGGCGAGAGCTCCGAGTACGGCGACTTCGACGGCCTCGACGACCTGTGGACCGAGCGCCCCGAGGTCGTCCGGGGCATGACCGACATCTACACGACGTGGGTCAGGGAGACCGGCATCGACGGCTTCCGGATCGACACCGCCAAGCACGTGAACATGGAGTTCTGGCAGCGGTTCGTGCCCGCGCTGCACGGCTACGCCGCACGGCTCGGCAACGACAGGTTCTTCATGTTCGGCGAGGTCTACAGCTCCGATCCGGCGTTCGCGAGCCGCTACACCACCACCGGCACGCTCGACGCCACGCTGGACTTCGGCTTCCAGGAGGCGGCCCGGTCGTACGTGAGCGGCGGCGACGCCGCGAGCCTGAGCAGGCTGTACGCCGGCGACGACTACTTCACCGACGCCGACTCGGGCGCCTCGTCGCTGCCGACGTTCCTCGGCAACCACGACATGGGCCGCATCGGCTACTTCCTCAGGCAGGACGACCCGTCGGCCGGCGACGCCACGCTGCTCGCCCGCGACCGCCTGGCCCACCAGCTCATGTACCTGACGCGCGGCCAGCCGGTCGTGTACTACGGCGACGAGCAGGGCTTCACCGGCGCGGGCGGCGACAAGGACGCACGGCAGCCGATGTTCGCCTCCAGGACGGCCGACTACCTCGACGACGACCTCATCGGCACCACCGCCACCCACGCGACCGGCAACTTCGTCACCACCCACCCCCTCTACACCTCGATCGCCGAGCTGGCCCGGCTGCGCGACCGCTACCCCGCGCTGGCTGACGGCGCGCAGATCGAGCGGCTGGCGAGCGGAGGGGTGTACGCCTTCTCCCGGATCGGCGCGAAGGAGCGGGTCGAGTTCGTGGTGGCGCTCAACAACGGCACGGCGGCCCGGGCCGTGCGGATCCCGACGTACTCGGCCGGCGTCTCCTTCACGCAGGTCTACGGCGGGACAGGACGGCTGACCAACGGGGCCGACGGCACGCTCGCGGTGACCGTGCCGCCGGTGTCGGCCGTGGTCTACCGCGCCGACCGGACCCTGGCCGCCCCCGCCTCGGCGCCGGAGATCTCCCTCACGCTGCCCGGCGCGACGCTGCGGGGGACCGCGGCCGACGACCGGGTGCCGATCACCGCCGAAGTGCCCGGCGCCGGGTTCGCGCAGGTCACGTTCGCCGTCAAGGCGGGCAGCGCGCCGTGGCGGGTGCTCGGCACCGACGACGCCCCCAGCGGGCGCACCTTCCGCGTCTTCCACGACCTGACCGGCGTGCCCGCGGGCACCCCTCTCGCGTACAAGGCGGTCGTCAAGGACGCGGCGGGCCGGTACGCGGGCGCCACGGCGACCGCGACGGCCGGGCCGGAACCCGCGGCCGGGGAGCCGGGCGCGGTCAGGCGCGACCACCTGGTGGTCCACTACAAGCGGGACGACTACGACGGCTGGGGACTGCACGCCTGGGGCGACGTCGACCAGACGGTCGAATGGGGCTCGCCCGTCGCCTTCGCGGGCGAGGACGCGTTCGGCCGCTTCGCCTGGCTGAAGCTGAAGCCCGGCGCCACCGAGGTCGGCCTGATCACGCACAAGGGCGACACCAAGGACCAGGGCGACCGGATGCTCAACCCGGTCCGCACCGGCGAGGTGTGGCTCGTGGAGGGCAGGCCGGACGTGTACGCCTCCCGGGCCGCCGCCGAGGGCCACGCCACGATCCACTACCGCCGCCCCGACGGCGCGTACGACGGCTGGGGCCTGCACCTGTGGGGCGACGCGGTCGCCGACGGCGCGGGCACCGACTGGGGCGCGCCGCGCCCGCCGGACGGGACCGACGCCTTCGGCGCCTTCTGGCGGGTGCCGCTGAAGAACGCCGACGCGCCGCTGAACTACATCATCCACAAGGGCGACACGAAGGACCCCGGGCCCGACCAGTCGTTCGTCCCGGCCCGGCAGCCCGAGGCGTACGTGAACTCGGGCGGGGCCGCGGTCCACGGCAGCGCGGCGGCGGCGCGGAACGTCGCGGTGCTGCACTACCACCGCGCGGACGGCGACTACGACGGCTGGGGCCTGCACTTCTGGGGCGACGCGTCCGGCTCCGTCGAATGGGGCGACCCGCTGCAGCCGGCCGGTGCCGACGCCTTCGGCGTGTACTTCGAGGTGCCGCTCAAGGAGGGCGCGAAGACGCTCGGGTGGATCATCCACAAGGACGACCAGAAGGACCAGCAGGCCGACCAGTCGCTGGACCTCGGCGTGACCGGCCACGAGGTGTGGAAACTGTCAGGTGTGGACGGATACCTGCTGCCGCAGCCCGCGGCCACCGGAGCGGACGCCGACCTGTCCAAGGCCACGGCCCAGTGGATCGACCGGGACACGGTCGCCTGGAAGGGCGGGGTCGCCGAGGCGAACCACTACGCGCTGGCCTACTCCCCCGAGGGCGGCATCGCCTACGAGAAGGGCGGCCTGACCGGAAACGTCCACCTGATCCGCCTGGCGCCGGGCACGCTCGGCGACGCCCAGAAGGCCGCGTGGCCGCATCTGGCGGCGTACGGCGCGCTGAAGGTGGACCCGCGCGACGCGGACCTCGTGCGCGACGCGCTGCGCGGGCAGGTGGTGGCCGTCGAGCGCGGGCCCTCGGGCGCGCTGCTGACCGCCACCGGCGTGCAGATCCCCGGCGTGCTCGACGACCTGTACGCCGGGGCGGCGAAGGTCCCGCTCGGCCCCACCGGCAGCGGCCGGCTGGCGGTGTGGGCGCCCACCGCGCGGAAGGTCGAGCTGGCCCTCCACGACGGCCCGGCCGGCGATCGCAGGACGGTCCACCGGATGCGCAGGGACGACGCGACCGGCGTGTGGTCGATCGACGGCCCGGCGTCGTGGCGGGGCAGGTACTACACCTACCTCGTCACCGTCTACGCCCCGGCCGCCGGGAAGATCGTCACCAACGAGGTGACCGACCCCTACAGCCTGTCGGTCTCGGCGGGCTCGGGGCGCAGCCGGATCGTCGACCTCGACGACCGGTCGCTGCGGCCGGAGGGATGGGCGGGACTGAAGAAGCCCCCCGCGGTGCGCCAGGACCGGGCGTCGATCTACGAGCTGCACGTCCGCGACTTCTCGGCCTCCGACAGCACGGTCCCCGAGGCCGAGCGGGGCACGTACAAGGCGTTCACCGAGGGCGGCAGCGCCGGGATGACCGAGTTGCGGAGCCTGGCGAAGGACGGGCTCACGCACGTCCACCTGCTGCCGGCCTTCGACTTCGCGACCGTGCCCGACCGGAAGGCGGACCGCACAGAGCCGGGGTGCGACCTGGCCGCGCTGCCGCCGGACTCCGACCGGCAGCAGGCGTGCGTGGCGGAGACGGCCGCG encodes the following:
- the pulA gene encoding pullulanase-type alpha-1,6-glucosidase; the protein is MVTPQHRRTRVPTALSTVVALAAALIAPCLTSPPAASALAAPAPAAPPAGVPAGAPSDAELARDAPRTDLSRERLYFAMTDRFANGDPANDRGGLSGDRLTTGFDPADKGFYQGGDLAGLIGRLDYIKGLGSTAIWLTPSFENRPVQGTGANASAGYHGYWITDFTRIDPHLGTNAQMKRLVKEAHKRGMKVFFDIITNHTADLIDYAEKTYSYRGKAAHPYVDASGRVFDDRDYALRDDFPKVTAGSFPYTPVVTAKSKVPSWLNDPTMYHNRGNSTFSGESSEYGDFDGLDDLWTERPEVVRGMTDIYTTWVRETGIDGFRIDTAKHVNMEFWQRFVPALHGYAARLGNDRFFMFGEVYSSDPAFASRYTTTGTLDATLDFGFQEAARSYVSGGDAASLSRLYAGDDYFTDADSGASSLPTFLGNHDMGRIGYFLRQDDPSAGDATLLARDRLAHQLMYLTRGQPVVYYGDEQGFTGAGGDKDARQPMFASRTADYLDDDLIGTTATHATGNFVTTHPLYTSIAELARLRDRYPALADGAQIERLASGGVYAFSRIGAKERVEFVVALNNGTAARAVRIPTYSAGVSFTQVYGGTGRLTNGADGTLAVTVPPVSAVVYRADRTLAAPASAPEISLTLPGATLRGTAADDRVPITAEVPGAGFAQVTFAVKAGSAPWRVLGTDDAPSGRTFRVFHDLTGVPAGTPLAYKAVVKDAAGRYAGATATATAGPEPAAGEPGAVRRDHLVVHYKRDDYDGWGLHAWGDVDQTVEWGSPVAFAGEDAFGRFAWLKLKPGATEVGLITHKGDTKDQGDRMLNPVRTGEVWLVEGRPDVYASRAAAEGHATIHYRRPDGAYDGWGLHLWGDAVADGAGTDWGAPRPPDGTDAFGAFWRVPLKNADAPLNYIIHKGDTKDPGPDQSFVPARQPEAYVNSGGAAVHGSAAAARNVAVLHYHRADGDYDGWGLHFWGDASGSVEWGDPLQPAGADAFGVYFEVPLKEGAKTLGWIIHKDDQKDQQADQSLDLGVTGHEVWKLSGVDGYLLPQPAATGADADLSKATAQWIDRDTVAWKGGVAEANHYALAYSPEGGIAYEKGGLTGNVHLIRLAPGTLGDAQKAAWPHLAAYGALKVDPRDADLVRDALRGQVVAVERGPSGALLTATGVQIPGVLDDLYAGAAKVPLGPTGSGRLAVWAPTARKVELALHDGPAGDRRTVHRMRRDDATGVWSIDGPASWRGRYYTYLVTVYAPAAGKIVTNEVTDPYSLSVSAGSGRSRIVDLDDRSLRPEGWAGLKKPPAVRQDRASIYELHVRDFSASDSTVPEAERGTYKAFTEGGSAGMTELRSLAKDGLTHVHLLPAFDFATVPDRKADRTEPGCDLAALPPDSDRQQACVAETAAKDSFNWGYDPLHYTVPEGSYATDPDRRIKEFREMVAGLNGAGLRVVMDVVYNHTHASGQDPGSVLDRVVPGYYHRLMDDGTVATSTCCANTAPEHAMMGRLVVDSIVTWAKQYKVDGFRFDLMGHHPKANILAVREALDALTPGEDGVDGKSIILYGEGWNFGEVADDARFEQATQATMAGTGVGTFSDRLRDAVRGGTPFDADPGVRGLGSGLADAPGDRLAHYEDLVKLGLAGNLRDFTFTGAAGTPVKGAEVDYNGAPAGYAAGPADTVTYVDAHDNETLFDALAYKLPKDTPMADRVRMQSLSLATVLLGQGTAFVHAGSERLRSKSLDRNSYDSGDWFNRLLWDCRQGNGFGGGLPPAKDNEARWPYARPLLADPALRPDCAAIGAARARFGEFLRIRYSSPAFSLGSAAEIGRRVSFPPSGAPGVIVMRIDAAGVDPANTAIYVVFNATGRTAAPVVPALKGAGAALHPVQAASDDPVVRQAAADPATGTLTVPARTVAVFTQPR